From a single Accipiter gentilis chromosome 10, bAccGen1.1, whole genome shotgun sequence genomic region:
- the CCNB2 gene encoding G2/mitotic-specific cyclin-B2: MALPATRRAAVTRQVENAVSGLQSKAKTHFTGKRAALEEIGNKVATRGTRITKKTECSKASIKPMKGPSKMANVMMLPKPAAAVNQAFKETGVPKVLSPVPMDVSMEEENLCQAFSDVLLNNVEDIDSEDWGNPQLCSDYVKDIYLYLRELEVQQSVRPHYLDGKTINGRMRAILVDWLVQVHSRFQLLPETLYMCVAVMDRFLQSHPVTRKRLQLVGVTALLVASKYEEIFSPDIADFVYITDNAYTSSEIREMEIMILKELNFNLGRPLPIHFLRRASKAGEADAKQHTLAKYLMELTLIDYDMVHHRPSEIAAAALCLSQKILGHNKWGIKQQYYTGYTEDNLVMTMKHMAKNVVKVNEKLTKYIAVKNKYASSKLLMISTIPELSSEIIKDLALPLSS, encoded by the exons ATGGCTCTGCCGGCGACTCGCCGCGCCGCT GTCACTAGACAGGTGGAGAATGCTGTGTCTGGACTTCAAAGTAAAGCCAAAACTCACTTTACTGGCAAAAGGGCTGCCTTggaagaaataggaaataaagtTGCAACAAGAGGAACACGCATAACTAAG aaaacagaatgcTCCAAAGCATCCATAAAGCCTATGAAAGGACCTAGTAAGATGGCAAATGTAATGATGCTGCCTAAACCTGCAGCTGCTGTGAACCAAGCATTCAAAGAAACTGGTGTTCCAAAG GTTCTGTCTCCTGTCCCTATGGATGTATCTATGGAAGAGGAGAATTTGTGCCAAGCCTTCTCTGATGTGTTGCTCAACAATGTAGAAGACATCGATTCTGAGGACTGGGGGAATCCCCAGCTGTGTAGTGACTATGTAAAAGATATCTATCTGTATCTGAGAGAGCTTGAG GTACAGCAATCAGTCCGCCCGCACTACCTTGATGGGAAGACGATCAATGGGCGTATGCGTGCAATTTTAGTTGACTGGCTTGTCCAGGTCCACTCAAGATTCCAGCTTTTGCCAGAAACACTGTATATGTGTGTTGCAGTTATGGATCGCTTCTTACAA AGTCATCCAGTAACTCGTAAGAGGCTTCAGCTAGTGGGTGTAACAGCACTGCTTGTAGCTTCAAAATATGAAGAGATATTCTCTCCTGATATAGCAGACTTTGTTTACATTACTGACAATGCCTACACCAGTAGTGAAATTAGAGAAATGGAGATTATGATTCTTAAAGAGTTAAACTTCAATTTGGGACGACCTCTTCCAATTCATTTCTTAAGAAGAGCATCAAAAGCTGGGGAG GCTGATGCTAAGCAGCATACACTAGCAAAATACCTAATGGAGCTGACACTGATAGACTATGACATGGTTCACCATCGTCCTTCAGAGATTGCAGCTGCTGCATTATGCTTGTCCCAAAAGATTCTGGGACATAACAAATGG GGTATAAAGCAGCAGTACTACACTGGGTATACAGAAGACAATCTTGTGATGACTATGAAACATATGGCCAAGAATGTGGTCAAAGTAAATGAGAAGTTAACAAAATACATT GCTGTAAAGAACAAGTATGCAAGTAGCAAACTACTGATGATCAGCACAATTCCTGAACTGAGCAGCGAGATAATCAAGGACCTGGCTTTACCGCTCTCATCATAA